The sequence tttgtatggaaattagtatgggagaacgtatatttttgcatttctactactacaggtttcagttcatcgtaaaccgttgcgttaaagtataacccaaaggatgccgaaaaactttgctgaagaaggcacgttgctggaacgaaCTATTGGGTAGTTGTAAAAAACGTTTAGACTAGAAGTCCACCCTACAAATTTTGAAACTTAGCCTCTGGAGTGAGTTATTGCCAAACTTCTAAATCATTGAAACGAGGTTGCTAAATAATCGAAAACATTCTTGGATACATCGCTTTTCTGAAAAAGTTAtggaaggaatcctttcgaatGTTATAGCCAAACACAGCGTATCGTATGTCTGTCGTATTTAATTAGGGCGTTCCTTTTTGTTAAATAAAATTCGGCAAAACCCTGTGATTAAGAGGAGAGCTAACACAAATTTAATTGAGAAAGAACTTGTAACTCTTTTAGATGGATTTATAACGGTTTTCTAAACGTATCAAGATCTGGGCTGATAATGAGCGTGTTCATGTCGTCAATGGATGAGTTGAAATAGCTGTCTGGTAGGCTAACTTGCGAATAATATTGGGCTAGTGCTCCTGCACTTTGAATCATACCTCCTATGTTCATCTCACCACAACAAAgtaatgaaaagaaatttgatttgcAGATTTACCTGGTTCTGGATAAGCACGAGgatattggtgctgtatttctttcttTCACGATGAGGTGAATATATGTGCAGTGAGATGGTGTGGGAATAGTTATCATATATTAGTTTGGTCGAGCGTCGAGCAAAGACGATACATTTTCTGTGCTttatagtaaaaaaaaagttactccTCCCCCTTCAATTTTACTTTATTTACGCCAAAgcgggcatattataccgtcttaccctacggTCTCCTTTTTGCTGAGTGGCCTCGAGTAACAAAAACTTCTTTCTATAAACTCTAGCAAATATAATATTCTTAATCAtgttaaaaactaaaaaatcgaTAGATGTTTTGTCTTCCTTTTTAACCAAATGTCCTGCTTTTACACTATGATTCGGATGAATGTCCTCCTTTAGAAAAGTTTTATATGGTCACCCTAGGCAGAGGTGAATAAGCAAAATGCTAATATATTTCAAGAATCACAATACTAAATTTTTAATGCCTGGAAGTTAACTTAATTCTGCTGTTCGGCTAGTAGGAAACCAGCCACTGCTTGTAATCCATTGAAGAAATACAACATACAGTGCAAACAAGCAAAATAACGGTTTGTAAAAGCGGTTTTtgttgaatttgaatgaataaattacaattacaaaaattaaaaaatgagcTTTAAAAATGTACTCACGCGTGAATGTTATTATCCACATACGTTTGATTCATATCCTCAAGTGCAGCTCGAACACCCTCGCTCTGAAAATATagattgtttattgttatttacTCATATACGATTGATAGATATATAAACCCTAACGAGGCTGGATTAATAGCAGATCTGTATAATGCGGGCACTTTGATAAACCCTAACCAAATCCTATTTAGTAGTAAAGAGGTAATCCAATAGCAGATCTAGATCtatgtatacaatattcaagCACTGTATTATAACTTACGTTGAAGGGCGGAATGGTCTCGGTAGTTCTGGTCAGTTCTCTGACTAATTCAAATGCCCGCTCAGCCATTTCGATCCAACATTTACACTGCACTTTCACTCTACGAAATGATTCAAATTTATCTGTTGCAAAACgtaataaaaagtaataaactGAGAAGAATTCAAAAAACGTTCTGTTCAACCTCTGCTTGGTATGTTGTGGTTTGTGGTACGTTTCGCGCGCGTATTATCCTTCTCTGATACTTGTTTTGCTCCGATTGTACGTCTTTCTATCACCACTCAAGGTTTGTTAAGAAAGGTGGGAGCTCCGTCTTGCGTAATTTGACAGCTGATTCGGCTCGAGACTCGAGGTGTGTGGGACATGCGGTGTTTACAAAAGCCACAAACTCGATCGTCGCGTAATACTTTTTGAGACAGAAAAATTTTCTAAAATGTTTCAGTTTATTCAAAAAAGTGCCGGAAATATTTTAGGAATAAGAGCTTCGTCGGCGGTAGCATTAAATCATTTCCGTGCAGTGGCTCAGCAACCATCACTGAATGCTACTGAGTTGAATCCGTTCCGTGCTCCGCGTTCACTGTGGATTGAAAATTTGGACACTATCGAGGAACAGAAAGTTGGAATTCAAGAACTGAGCAGTGAGGTATTTGGCGCTTCTCCCCGGATCGACATTGTACATCAGAATATTGAATGGCAGCGCAAATATCGATTTGTAAGTTTCGCTCACGCGAAGACGCGCAATGAGGTTCGTGGAGGTGGTCGGAAGCCGTGGCCGCAGAAGGGATTAGGTAGGGCTCGTCACGGATCCATTCGATCACCGTTATGGCGCGGTGGTGGAGTTGCCCATGGACCGCGATCCCCAACAACGCATTTCTACATGTTGCCATTCTTCAATCGAGTGTTGGGACTAGTCTCAACGTTATCCATCAAACTGGCCCAGGACGATTTGCACATAGTAAAGGATCTGCAAATTCCAACGGAGGATCCCCAATATTTGCGAGATTTGGTCCAGGAAAGAGCTTGGGGTCCCTCGGTGCTGTTCATCGATAGCTGTGATATCATGCCACAAAATATTGCTTTGGGAGCAGAGGCGATTGGCCACATCAACTTGATGCCGGTCTATGGGCTGAACGTCTACTCAATGTTGAAGCACGACACTTTGGTTTTGACGAAAAGTGCAGCGGAGGAAATCGATTCGAAACTCGCAGAACACCTCCATCGAACCGACGCCAGGTCATTGATGACCAAGTTTAAAGTAGATCGATAATTGATTCGAAATAAAGCTGCTAGATCAATATGTTTGTTCGAGTATTGAATGAATCACAAATGTCTTTCTTCTAAttatataaattaaattatctaaTATTTTTTAAGAGGATCCTGCAAACCTTCTTTTAATTTTAGTACATTAAAAGCTCGATTTCATCCCTCTGGTGAATATTGGAGtgataaaatggacaatttgacaaaatcggatttttaaaatttgtttcacaaatatgaatcgcGGAACCCATAATTTCATGTTGAAAAGGCTTAAAGAGTTCTTGACAGGTATtcaaaaatgattcataataaaccacaggaggggaaagttttttttattgaaaatcattgttgtatGCGGTATttgcaaaattaaaaatttaatgaacgacttaattttttttttaatcaggtagaaaacgtaataaaatcgggtcaatactgtattCGTCCGGGATACATACTTCCAAGTTCATTCATTCACAGGCgctcaaaccttttgaacgaatgcGATTCTTTCGAACCATTTACACCATTTAATTTCTTTAACGTAAAAATAACCAGAACTCATTGTATGCCTTTGCCTAAATGTGTATCATGTAACTGTGCCACCAATTTCGGTTTCATTCGGACCTCATAATTATGTATGATTgttactaaaaaaaatcgtctAGTTTATTGTAGGGTACAACTTGGTTACATTTATCAGTCTATACGTAAGCCTTATTTTAATATGCATAGGTATGTCGTAAAAAGACAAACCATTGTTTTGTTTGCAGTATGGACGGACAATTTTCTAGCAAGATGATTTGCTGAACTCTGCTGCGCTATTTCTCGCCAAGCAACTTGGTCCGTATCTGCCACCTAAGATCAGAACGATCATTCTCTCCAGGGAGTTGGTTTTTGAAGCGTGCCCAATCTTTCTGGTAGGAGTGATACAGCGAGACCGGATCGTTTTTGCGAAAGCTATTGGCACTACTGCTCCGTGGACGAATCCCTAAAACATAAGCAAAATATTGGTATCGTAAGCTCAAAAAAAAACCTCCCTCAACTTACACATCTTATTAGCAGCAACGTTCTCCTTTCCACTTTTCAGTTTCTTAGATCTTCCCCCATCCAaaagatgaatttcctttgcgTCATGCTCATCCACAGGTGTCACTGTCTCCGATCGCAGATGTTGAGCCGCCCCTGTTTCAGATTCTTTCCTTGATTCAACTGTTGCTGACTGAGATTGCTTCGTGGGTATATTCCTCGCGATTTTCGCATCGTAGCTGATTGTTGTCAGCGTATGTAACCGTTGGAAGGTGTTCATCTGTTGAGCGCCGCGCATTAGTGCTTCCGGATTCAGAGAAGCACCGACATTTGGGCCCCTTACTCCGGTGTCGAATTTGATAAGCTTCCGCAAATCTACATATTTCGttacaaaataaattaattacttTACGATTACAAGTCTTGTCATTTCTGTATTCAAAGTTTCTGAATTAATGAAAAGATTAATacctttttgaaattctttcaacTGGTCTGGGGTGATGTTTCGGTATCCAAGCTGATTCAAGTGACTTAATATTTCTCGGGCATCCAGTGGGATGGACATGATGttaaattttgtgaaaatcgaAGGTTGTTGGATCAATGGATGTATATTCTGGATAATGATAATCTGAGTCAGAATAATAATGCTCCGGACTGGCTCAAGGAAGGACTGATTCGACGAATGTTTTggattttctatcatttgctttcGTTTTTTGTCCGTTAACGAGAGATAAATGACAGTTCCATAAAGAATGTATTCCAGCCGGATGTTTTCAAAAGGTGGGACAATCATACAATGACAGCCATCTTGCGGTTAGTAGCGAAACAACACTCCAAACCATTGATATGATAGAGACTCGCGGTTTTTATTTGCAATTtgtatttcaagacaaaattttcaaaacgacttatctgcttttgtaaacaaagattcaaacgacgatttgacgaatctgatgggtctcccacgcaaaccaacaccatcaatcgGTAGGTGATGGATTCCGCTacatgttgatggtgttggtttgcgtgggagcgctatcagattcgtcaaatcgtcgtttgaatctttgtttacaaaagcagataagtcgttttgaaaattttgtcttgatttggtcggggttctgccaaaacgcaccaagcggctttttgactgacatTGTGATATTGATCATACAAGGAAAACGGGACTCATTTCATATCAATAGGACGAGACCAGTATGGCATTCTAGCtgaaattccgcttgaggccctttcaaatcATTTCAACAACACTACTATAGTACACTTGCTGGTAAAAAGTGAGATATTGgcacttttttttattgctttattattgtttttttttaaattataaattaagtTCCACACAGAAATATATTGGCACTATCAAACGAGAGGTGGCGATGCTGCGTATTTATATCAAAGTGATTTTGCATATACAGCAGTGACAGCTGATGTTGAATGGCGTAAGTTATGAATGTTACTTttgtaccacagacaaacagacgtaacactgatgaaATTCCCATCGTCCATACTCTAAACGGTCCTTTTAAATTACACTGATTAGTTGTTTCACACCTAGAGGCGCGCACATCGTTTACCTTTCgatttgacatctcacactagcgccgTCTGTTGACAATGTCGTACTAAACATCATTTCGTGCAACATGCACGCGAGATGGTGATAAAGTAACTGGGCTatgaatttttcaggaaattgttctagctgttacgtctgtttgtctgtgtttgtACACTCTATAGGTGGACACCTAGGTGGAGAACAgtcataaaataaatttgtagTAAGCCGCTCGAGTTTATTatgcgagaagattgaaaaattcaaaccgGGGTCAGACGGTCGACTGTCGtaaagctgttccgcaaacgttaaatcacttgttgcacggtaaaaatttttggtttattttttcggtgtgaatgttgattattaaaataaacgggaatatgcaactttaaacgagtgttagGCCGGTCCCAATGCTGAATTTGCAGTTTCAGTTTGGTACTGCTGGAAGTTATAATATTTATAGCTGTCAAAATAAAAACTACAACTTGGTGCCCGCAATGCatagttgtaaacaaaataaaacttggttttatttttctaaaacgcacaaacaaaacaaactaaCATTTTCCGCGGTAGTTTTTCTCTCGCAAACAAACTACAATGAGTTTGTCTATCATCGGAGACATACAAACACTAActattaaataaatttaaaactcagttccattccagtttcAAATCAGGTCATATTTACAACAAACCTGTCGAGCAGTTGCAAATCAGTTTCaaaaagtgctcgaaaaataaaACTACAACTCTGCGTTGCGAACTGgtagtttcagtttcagtttgaCTTCCAAACACGCCATACAAAACCCAACAGCATTGCGACCGGCCttacatgccgctatattttttaaacaagttttatgatactttgaaggcattttgtcatatatttatgtgatttagaaacattttaaatttctcgAATACCCGCTCGGAAAGATCTTCTAGACTTCTACCGTGATATCTCAGACAAAAAAAATagtctcctagatatttttcTTCGATGTCTAGAACCTGTCAGACCGTTAACGGGTGATTTCGCGCCTAACtcttcaaaaggtcctaagtaacatttttccatgaattaatctGAATATCGCAATCAACAGAACCACATGAAagcctgggtgctgcggatagagccgcttttttgTTCTCAAGCTAGTAGAGGTATATTTTGGAATCAAAcctataagcaaaattattttgtagttacagtgaacgttcgctaattggggtttttctagttggggcgctttttagttgggggttcgctaattggggcgaaacccatttaaaaagcagctaaacgtcagaatgtgatgtcgccgttccgttgtattgcgtttggggcttcaAGGGAGATACCGACTGTCCTGATATGCGATTACGCGgtggttgctacaatccagcttatcgccttttttgtagatgggacacgataccttccatccactccttgagcttgagcttgagcttgattgactgctcgtagttgctactccattatgaccagatcagctgttcttgcaagggaaccaacagatgtttgcttgggactagctcacatcttcaatgtacaagtagtggtgatctcatttgttaggtcatactggcgcctgccacgtcagaatgtaagtcaatgtagggaaggggaggaaatgatgatgcaatcactcgcccactgcaagccgaatatacctctgcacttgccacgagttcatgcggatttttgttggaatttttgggttaggttcgagaggcagaggtccgtcttggttaacgagctgccaatgtgatagataggagaaagctgccaatgtgatagataggagaaagcaagtgatggaatttctaattggacgTTTGGAAATGCGCTTTATagatcatttccaattctagcagattactgttaaaatattcaagttgaaggtataggaattgaaatggaaacggtatggaagtccatttccagttctagcgattgctagaacatgagaaatatagagaaaaatacaaagtaggagaatggaacggacctgggattgaacccacgacctcctgcgtatgaggcagaagcagtagccatatgactaccaaaccCGCTTAcgataccttccatccactcctgcggcaaaacctcatgctcccaaaccttggtaattcccagtgcagcgctctagccagtgcctcaccaccgtgtttaaacagctctcctggtagttggtcaactccaggggctttattgtttttcagacGGCCGATCCTcctagatttcctggagattcggagccggaagttgtATGCGCTGCGCgcgttcattaccataccgccaccgttgtctgccacatcgcctcggtctcttgtagctaTGAGTGTCAAATTAATTTTCCTCcacttatcctaattgactgtgaggacgtggccggtatagttattggtcttgaattaaagaaactccgaagcatgtgtacagtgagaatagctttctagtcccgagaaaactattcaattggtaagctgtgcatatttgttgtttctcggccaatcacgactaccAACTACGATgtggccacgaacacgctggctgcacgcggtggaatcggacctgaggaccctaaacgttcgggaAAACTGgaagaacatcgcccaagaccgacgattatggagctctacaatacgcgagGCATAGGTGTATTGACGCTGCGGCCAACCTGGTTTCCAGGCAGGCTTAGTATGCTCGTCCCTGAACGGTCCTAAAGTCATCCGGCTGACATCTGCGTATGGTATACATAAAAAGCACCCGGACACACATGCCATCACACTAGGGTTCGAAACAACATTAGGATAAGGAGCATCTTAGTTTCAAGTGTAAATGGTTTGTATGGGAAATTAATAAAGTCAATATGATTGCCAtcttttttgtaaaatttggaatttATTTTGGTTTCTGGATATTTCCGGGATTAACTAGTCTCAGAACTTTGATATGCTCGACCGCGAACCTGATCGAATATCAAGGACAGACCAATACACCAAAGAAATTCGATTTTGGACTTATTGAACTTTGTCTCATTCGACCAGGAAACTGGAAATTTGACAAGCTTTTTGAGCTCAAGATACTGCGAACAATATTTGGCGGTATACAGGAGATGCcgttggctgggttcgattcccggtgccggtctaggcaattttcggattggaaattgtctcgacttccctgggcaataaaagtatcatcgtgttagcctcatgatatacaaatgcaaaaatggtaacctggcttagaaacctcgcagctaataactgtggaagtgcttaacgaacactaagctgcgaggcggctatgtcccagtgtggggatgtaatgccaataagaagaagaagaagaaccaatTGTATTGTActgctcataaaaaaatctattccTCCTCTCATTtttagtcgcaacgaaaaataagcgccagatagtcgcttaagaaaaacatacttccagaaaaaaaagttagtttgatatttttgaatgcGTTGATAGAACGTGCTATCTGTACTGAGGATAAActtcacagatagaaaaatccactgaaatttacgctaaaaatcatgaacataaatggaacgccattattagcacACGGGATATAGGACATGAATCGtagatattgcatacaagttgtaagcaatcttgttaggaagagggccatttcagcgtagaatagcgtgaattttggcaaaatgatcacgaaagttgtcattttgttgcaaggcacaatataaagagatggatattattaagcttatacaacacagtaggccagataaagattgtcccttctgttccctttgttctgctgtcctaaacatgtgtggtacctacctgccaaatcgtatgtatttttccttcattgacatatagatcccctatcctcgccagcaaaagatgttccggacagtgacgacagcgacaatctttatctggtgaCTTAAATATCTTTTGCAACGGTGGACTGGAGACGttgtaaaaaatatttagtgTAGGACCCGAAAGAGGCCGTTGGATTcgtggtatcaggtatcagaacgttggctccaggggcacgttcacctcaatttgggagatttgtgccatcgccttcacagcctttttcatcacacacctgacggaaaaggaagtgaacaaaaaggaaaggaatgtgtatgggagaacaaagggaatgtttggaaaagggcccttgaagagggcatacaacgcgtaagcgtacaagagcttataactccttaccacaacgggttatggacaacaaaatactctgaaggttcaggtttctgaagtcaatttcactaagtaaatgtttaccaaatatttggaagcgcaattgggcatagactgggcagttacatattagatgataagaagttccataatcggattcacaactgtCACAAACATATGATTCAACGccttgaatatttgccatgtgatagttcagtcagcagtgacctgtcaaggccttgactaagacactgcaattttgtttagacagattagctaaatagcttgctactaccggagatggctcccggatgtacaattttgtttgatgacatgaatccagactactccaatgccatttgtgctgagtgacagcccaagagttgatcaaaagcttcacccaacacttggatattggaatagctggctcaggaccattaaagtcatgcgatgctccattacgagctaactcatcagccaattcgtttcctgctatggaagaatggccaggtacccatataaggtgtaaagtatttactgaattcagttcctcaatttgagttcgacatgcgattactaacttcgaccttgagttggccgaggcgagagctttaatagctgcttggctatctgaacagaagtatattactttgcccataatgcgttgctgcagtgcagattgcactccacacatgatggcaaatatttccgcttgaaagacagtgcagtgtgtacccagtgagtgtgactgttccaatctcagctcacgcgaatagacgcctgcacctgctctaccttcgaggagggagccgtcagtgtaacaaacaatgctgtccgacatacttctctccaaatagccagatgtccactcatcccgcgaggggaattgtgttgaaaatgtcctataaggaaaactactaacgtgtgtgagatcacttggagcaaggaaaattttgtcccaattaaccataagcggtaacaacgaagtgtgtgtagaactgcggtttacaggattctcttccataaaaccgagtacccatagccggtaagtacaagaaaatgcttcttgtttgagatgtatgtgtagtggggccacgtctaagagaacttcgagagcagccgtgggagttgaagagaacgcaccagtcattgccattaggcacatcctttgaagatggcctaatttagactgaattgtcctcacttcccccttttgccaccacacaagacatccataagccaaaattggtcgtacaactgttgtgtaaatccatttgatatatttgggtttaagaccccaagttttaccaaaggttcgtcagcattggccgaaagccatacacgcctttttgattctgaactcaatgttaggagtccaggaaagctttgaatccaaaattagacccacatactttacttgatcagttacattgatttcagaaccaaaaagatgtaatggacgaataccatcacgattacgtttttccgtgaaaataacaatagatgttttattcggattgaccgaaaggccatattggcgacaccaactttcaactacctaaagagcattttgcatcaggtcgaataaggtactaatgcacaaacccactatcaatgtaagatagtcgtcggaaaaaccataggtaggaaaaccgccattattgagtaacctcaatagcgtatctgcaacgagattccacaaaagtggagataatactcccccttgagggcatccgcagacacttaattttctaatcgctgcttgacgtaatgtcgagtagagatgtcggtttttaagcatctggtgaatccatttggtaataatattaggtagcccatgtcaacatgcggcttccaatattgcatcgaaagacacgttgtcgaaagcaccttcaatatctaagaaagcacccaagcacgattgcttttgagcgaatgctttctcaatatcgtacacaaccttgtgaagaagagtcacggtggactttctagattggtaagcatgttgattaacatgaagaggcatgtttgccaaacagtcatcacgaatgtgatgatcgataatacgttctaagcatttcagaagaaatgaggtcagactgatgggtctaaaactctttgcttcttcatacgaagcacgtcctccttttgggataaactttacagtgacatcccgccaggatatgggaatatacccagtagcaaaactgcatactaaaagctttttcaaaacatgtttgatatgttcaaaacGTTTCTGAAatagaacgggataaatcccatcctcccctggagatttgtagggagcaaaactgttaagtgcccattgaatcgattcagtagttatgattctacgtgcttgagcccaagacccatagctacatgaaaagacatcaggatcatccgaagatgttatatcgacacatccagggaagtgcgtatcaaataagtgctctaacgattcttcatcagaagaagtgtagaaGAGGCCGTTGGATTCgtggtagggacacggcaggtattttcgtctgttcgtcatagtctcgaaacccaataaaagagacgcttttttgtaaaactcatacgtaccaaatcgtaagctcaggagaaacgctatagtggagttctagcaattgtacgttgctttcgttggttttagcccctacgacgatggacggaaatacctgccgtgtccctacgcCGCGTATACGatagctttttgcagttgaaaatGATACAAGGGAGTGAAAAGTTCCGGATTACTAGATGCGATTGGCCCACAGTCGAGTCCAGCGAAGAAGGATACTTCATTCCTCCTAGCTgaggagctgtagcccatcaagtaactGTACCATGTACAAAACTTCGTAATCTGAATCGGCTatcatggatttttttaaatatgtacaTTCAAATAAGAAACTCAAAGTGTAtatacaaaatttcaaacagGTTCAAAGAAGGTAATCCGTCCATGTCGATTTCAACGCAAATTGCATACGTTACCTAACATGTCTGGAAATGAGTATAAAAGGAACCCATGGACAATCTCTTagttagatttttattttatctatAGGTAAGAGAGTACCTATTTCAATATGGAATATGAAGTTCTGAATGCCGATCTACGCAGCCAGTACGGGTACATACATTTGTAAAATTATCGCCCACTTTTCTTCGATATACATACATCCATGCATCAATGAGCTTGCAAAGGTGCATTGCAACCTACCTAATTGATGCTTATCATTCAAGGTAAATGTGGTT comes from Armigeres subalbatus isolate Guangzhou_Male chromosome 2, GZ_Asu_2, whole genome shotgun sequence and encodes:
- the LOC134213819 gene encoding large ribosomal subunit protein uL4m, translated to MFQFIQKSAGNILGIRASSAVALNHFRAVAQQPSLNATELNPFRAPRSLWIENLDTIEEQKVGIQELSSEVFGASPRIDIVHQNIEWQRKYRFVSFAHAKTRNEVRGGGRKPWPQKGLGRARHGSIRSPLWRGGGVAHGPRSPTTHFYMLPFFNRVLGLVSTLSIKLAQDDLHIVKDLQIPTEDPQYLRDLVQERAWGPSVLFIDSCDIMPQNIALGAEAIGHINLMPVYGLNVYSMLKHDTLVLTKSAAEEIDSKLAEHLHRTDARSLMTKFKVDR
- the LOC134213820 gene encoding uncharacterized protein LOC134213820 — translated: MSIPLDAREILSHLNQLGYRNITPDQLKEFQKDLRKLIKFDTGVRGPNVGASLNPEALMRGAQQMNTFQRLHTLTTISYDAKIARNIPTKQSQSATVESRKESETGAAQHLRSETVTPVDEHDAKEIHLLDGGRSKKLKSGKENVAANKMWIRPRSSSANSFRKNDPVSLYHSYQKDWARFKNQLPGENDRSDLRWQIRTKLLGEK